One part of the Arabidopsis thaliana chromosome 1 sequence genome encodes these proteins:
- a CDS encoding Nucleic acid-binding, OB-fold-like protein (Nucleic acid-binding, OB-fold-like protein; CONTAINS InterPro DOMAIN/s: Nucleic acid-binding, OB-fold (InterPro:IPR012340), Nucleic acid-binding, OB-fold-like (InterPro:IPR016027); BEST Arabidopsis thaliana protein match is: F-box family protein (TAIR:AT2G35280.1); Has 210 Blast hits to 208 proteins in 13 species: Archae - 0; Bacteria - 0; Metazoa - 2; Fungi - 2; Plants - 206; Viruses - 0; Other Eukaryotes - 0 (source: NCBI BLink).): protein MAEVDVVAIPSKANYVAFDALRLGRSTQQVVGRLLRFWDARNIKKDGQFMGIVLLLLDEKCSVIHAFIPAALASHFRQVLREGIIFNVSGFEVGRCTKLYKITDHPFLLRFLPATTIIEVSDVGPTIEREKFMLRNFDNLQALANTNIELPGQITFVQGSNLNDPTSTQRLVLRYRIDSSVIVYLSLWDDVAATFRAHLSSGRAEELEGELISLRTSRGARERAEELEDFILDLGRAKMRGAIHPPTCPMELSVFFFPRSSNINSYSLKANDERVLKTLNLAPLVKKPLSCRKHHLIMKKCLANNNPDAHYIKGIIWYFNLDHCDVGLHHIGIAANGGQKEAIYIPVVFGEINQVGTDSNRKIAKRFKRVHDEFRFKRQLYESK from the exons ATGGCTGAAGTTGATGTTGTTGCAATTCCTTCTAAAGCAAACTATGTAGCTTTTGATGCTTTACGTCTTGGTCGCTCTACTCAACAGGTTGTTGGTCGCCTACTTCGTTTTTGGGATGCTCGCAACATCAAGAAAGATGGCCAATTCATGGGCATAGTCCTCCTGTTACTTGATGAAAAA TGCTCCGTAATCCATGCTTTTATCCCAGCAGCTCTTGCTTCACATTTCCGCCAAGTTTTGCGTGAAGGCATAATCTTCAATGTTAGTGGGTTTGAAGTGGGACGTTGCACGAAACTCTACAAGATCACTGACCATCCTTTTCTCCTCCGTTTTCTCCCTGCCACAACGATTATTGAAGTTTCAGATGTTGGCCCTACAATTGAGAGGGAAAAATTTATGCTACGTAACTTTGACAACCTTCAAGCTCTTGCTAACACCAACATTGAACTTCCTG GCCAAATCACTTTCGTCCAAGGGTCAAACTTGAATGATCCAACTTCTACTCAACGTTTGGTTTTGCGATACCGGATTGATTC gtCTGTTATTGTCTACTTATCACTATGGGATGATGTCGCCGCAACCTTTCGTGCCCATCTTAGCTCTG GACGAGCTGAGGAGCTTGAGGGCGAGCTGATAAGCTTGAGGACGAGCAGAGGAGCTAGAGAACGAGCTGAGGAGCTTGAAGAC TTTATTCTTGATTTGGGCCGAGCTAAAATGAGGGGTGCAATCCATCCCCCAACATGCCCCATGGAGCTTTCCGTATTTTTCTTCCCCAGAAGCTCAAACATCAACAGTTATTCACTAAAAG CAAACGATGAACGCGTGCTCAAAACCCTTAATCTTGCTCCGTTGGTGAAGAAACCGTTATCATGCCGCAAACACCATCTTATTATGAAGAAATGTCTTGCCAACAACAACCCGGATGCTCACTACATAAAAGGTATAATATGGTACTTTAACCTTGATCATTGTGACGTTGGTCTCCACCATATTGGCATAGCAGCTAACGGAGGCCAGAAAGAAGCAATCTACAT CCCGGTTGTCTTCGGTGAGATCAACCAAGTCGGTACAGATTCGAACCGGAAAATTGCCAAGAGGTTCAAGCGTGTGCATGATGAGTTCAGATTTAAGAGACAACTTTATGAAtcaaagtaa
- a CDS encoding semialdehyde dehydrogenase family protein (semialdehyde dehydrogenase family protein; FUNCTIONS IN: oxidoreductase activity, acting on the aldehyde or oxo group of donors, NAD or NADP as acceptor, aspartate-semialdehyde dehydrogenase activity; INVOLVED IN: cellular amino acid biosynthetic process, oxidation reduction, threonine biosynthetic process, methionine biosynthetic process, cellular amino acid metabolic process; LOCATED IN: mitochondrion, chloroplast stroma, chloroplast; EXPRESSED IN: 23 plant structures; EXPRESSED DURING: 14 growth stages; CONTAINS InterPro DOMAIN/s: Semialdehyde dehydrogenase, dimerisation domain (InterPro:IPR012280), Semialdehyde dehydrogenase, NAD-binding (InterPro:IPR000534), Aspartate-semialdehyde dehydrogenase, bacterial (InterPro:IPR005986), Aspartate-semialdehyde dehydrogenase (InterPro:IPR012080); Has 10268 Blast hits to 10266 proteins in 2514 species: Archae - 260; Bacteria - 6386; Metazoa - 3; Fungi - 175; Plants - 61; Viruses - 0; Other Eukaryotes - 3383 (source: NCBI BLink).) yields MATFTHQTPQTHFLSRLPLRAKPRHFSARVKMSLQESAPSLAVVGVTGAVGQEFLSVLSDRDFPYSSIKMLASKRSAGKRVAFDGHEYTVEELTADSFNGVDIALFSAGGSISKEFGPLAAEKGTIVVDNSSAFRMVDGVPLVIPEVNPEAMKGIKVGMGKGALIANPNCSTIICLMAVTPLHHHAKVKRMVVSTYQAASGAGAAAMEELVQQTREVLEGKPPTCNIFGQQYAFNLFSHNAPILDNGYNEEEMKLVKETRKIWNDTEVKVTATCIRVPVMRAHAESVNLQFENPLDENTAREILKKAPGVYIIDDRASNTFPTPLDVSNKDDVAVGRIRRDVSQDGNFGLDIFVCGDQIRKGAALNAVQIAEMLL; encoded by the exons ATGGCGACGTTCACTCATCAAACCCCACAAACCCATTTCCTCTCTCGCCTTCCTCTCAGAGCTAAACCTAGACACTTCTCCGCAAGAGTCAAAATGTCTCTCCAAGAATCTGCGCCTTCACTCGCCGTCGTTGGCGTTACCGGAGCCGTCGGACAAGAATTCCTCTCCGTCTTATCCGATCGAGACTTCCCTTATAGCTCCATCAAGATGCTTGCATCGAAACGCTCCGCAGGGAAGCGTGTTGCCTTCGATGGCCATGAATACACGGTGGAGGAGCTCACGGCGGATAGCTTCAACGGTGTAGACATAGCTTTGTTCAGTGCTGGTGGATCCATAAGCAAAGAGTTTGGTCCTCTGGCGGCGGAGAAAGGAACCATTGTTGTTGATAATAGCTCGGCTTTTAGAATGGTTGATGGAGTTCCGCTTGTGATTCCTGAAGTGAATCCAGAAGCAATGAAAGGGATCAAAGTTGGAATGGGCAAAGGGGCTTTGATTGCAAACCCTAATTGCTCCACCATTATCTGTTTGATGGCTGTTACGCCTCTTCATCATCACGCAAAG GTGAAGAGAATGGTGGTTAGTACATATCAAGCAGCTAGTGGTGCTGGTGCTGCAGCTATGGAAGAGCTTGTTCAGCAGACTCGTGag GTTTTAGAGGGTAAACCTCCGACTTGTAACATCTTCGGGCAGCAG TATGCATTTAACTTGTTTTCACATAATGCTCCTATTCTTGACAACGGTTACAACGAAGAGGAAATGAAACTTGTGAAGGAGACAAGGAAGATCTGG AATGACACAGAAGTAAAAGTAACAGCAACGTGTATACGTGTTCCAGTTATGCGTGCTCATGCAGAGAGTGTGAATCTTCAGTTTGAGAATCCTCTTGATGAG AACACAGCAAGGGAGATACTGAAGAAAGCACCTGGAGTTTATATAATAGATGACCGTGCTTCAAATACTTTCCCTACTCCACTCGATGTCTCTAACAAAGACGATGTAGCGGTTGGTAGGATAAGGCGAGACGTGTCTCAAGATGGCAATTTCGG GCTGGACATATTCGTTTGTGGAGACCAAATACGCAAAGGAGCTGCTCTGAATGCTGTTCAGATCGCTGAGATGCTTCTCTGA
- a CDS encoding semialdehyde dehydrogenase family protein, which translates to MATFTHQTPQTHFLSRLPLRAKPRHFSARVKMSLQESAPSLAVVGVTGAVGQEFLSVLSDRDFPYSSIKMLASKRSAGKRVAFDGHEYTVEELTADSFNGVDIALFSAGGSISKEFGPLAAEKGTIVVDNSSAFRMVDGVPLVIPEVNPEAMKGIKVGMGKGALIANPNCSTIICLMAVTPLHHHAKVKRMVVSTYQAASGAGAAAMEELVQQTREVLEGKPPTCNIFGQQYAFNLFSHNAPILDNGYNEEEMKLVKETRKIWNDTEVKVTATCIRVPVMRAHAESVNLQFENPLDEHVISISRLG; encoded by the exons ATGGCGACGTTCACTCATCAAACCCCACAAACCCATTTCCTCTCTCGCCTTCCTCTCAGAGCTAAACCTAGACACTTCTCCGCAAGAGTCAAAATGTCTCTCCAAGAATCTGCGCCTTCACTCGCCGTCGTTGGCGTTACCGGAGCCGTCGGACAAGAATTCCTCTCCGTCTTATCCGATCGAGACTTCCCTTATAGCTCCATCAAGATGCTTGCATCGAAACGCTCCGCAGGGAAGCGTGTTGCCTTCGATGGCCATGAATACACGGTGGAGGAGCTCACGGCGGATAGCTTCAACGGTGTAGACATAGCTTTGTTCAGTGCTGGTGGATCCATAAGCAAAGAGTTTGGTCCTCTGGCGGCGGAGAAAGGAACCATTGTTGTTGATAATAGCTCGGCTTTTAGAATGGTTGATGGAGTTCCGCTTGTGATTCCTGAAGTGAATCCAGAAGCAATGAAAGGGATCAAAGTTGGAATGGGCAAAGGGGCTTTGATTGCAAACCCTAATTGCTCCACCATTATCTGTTTGATGGCTGTTACGCCTCTTCATCATCACGCAAAG GTGAAGAGAATGGTGGTTAGTACATATCAAGCAGCTAGTGGTGCTGGTGCTGCAGCTATGGAAGAGCTTGTTCAGCAGACTCGTGag GTTTTAGAGGGTAAACCTCCGACTTGTAACATCTTCGGGCAGCAG TATGCATTTAACTTGTTTTCACATAATGCTCCTATTCTTGACAACGGTTACAACGAAGAGGAAATGAAACTTGTGAAGGAGACAAGGAAGATCTGG AATGACACAGAAGTAAAAGTAACAGCAACGTGTATACGTGTTCCAGTTATGCGTGCTCATGCAGAGAGTGTGAATCTTCAGTTTGAGAATCCTCTTGATGAG CATGTAATCAGCATAAGTAGGCTTGGATAG
- a CDS encoding Sec14p-like phosphatidylinositol transfer family protein (Sec14p-like phosphatidylinositol transfer family protein; CONTAINS InterPro DOMAIN/s: Cellular retinaldehyde-binding/triple function, C-terminal (InterPro:IPR001251), Phosphatidylinositol transfer protein-like, N-terminal (InterPro:IPR011074); BEST Arabidopsis thaliana protein match is: Sec14p-like phosphatidylinositol transfer family protein (TAIR:AT1G01630.1); Has 35333 Blast hits to 34131 proteins in 2444 species: Archae - 798; Bacteria - 22429; Metazoa - 974; Fungi - 991; Plants - 531; Viruses - 0; Other Eukaryotes - 9610 (source: NCBI BLink).): protein MVFVVVVSSEKGYDKPTLMRFLVARSMDPVKAAKMFVDWQKWRASMVPPTGFIPESEVQDELEFRKVCLQGPTKSGHPLVLVITSKHFASKDPANFKKFVVYALDKTIASGNNGKEVGGEKLVAVIDLANITYKNLDARGLITGFQFLQSYYPERLAKCYILHMPGFFVTVWKFVCRFLEKATQEKIVIVTDGEEQRKFEEEIGADALPEEYGGRAKLTAIQDVLLPQAAPVTLTNNNV from the exons AACATTGATGAGGTTCCTGGTGGCAAGATCAATGGACCCAGTCAAGGCAGCAAAGATGTTTGTAGATTGGCAAAAATGGAGAGCCTCCATGGTTCCTCCAACTGGATTCATCCCTGAGTCAGAAGTGCAGGATGAATTGGAATTCAGAAAGGTCTGTCTTCAGGGTCCGACCAAATCCGGACACCCATTGGTGCTTGTCATAACCTCTAAGCATTTTGCTTCTAAGGATCCAGCTAACTTCAAGA AGTTTGTTGTTTATGCGCTAGACAAAACAATCGCAAG TGGCAACAATGGCAAAGAAGTTGGAGGTGAGAAATTAGTAGCCGTTATTGATCTGGCAAACATTACATACAAGAACCTTGATGCTCGTGGATTGATCACTGGCTTTCAATTCTTACAA TCTTACTACCCGGAACGCCTTGCAAAATGCTACATTTTGCATATGCCCGGATTCTTCGTGACCGTTTGGAAATTCGTCTGCCGTTTTCTAGAGAAAGCAACTCAGGAAAAG ATTGTGATAGTTACGGATggagaagaacagagaaaattcGAGGAGGAGATCGGAGCAGATGCTTTACCGGAAGAGTACGGTGGCCGAGCTAAGCTCACAGCAATCCAAgatgttcttcttcctcaggcTGCTCCAGTAACTCTAACAAACAATAATGTTTAG